The Sulfurospirillum halorespirans DSM 13726 genome has a window encoding:
- a CDS encoding DUF3185 family protein, with protein sequence MQTNFGASSKIIGLILVVLGIGFAVWGFQMSGSIGSQVTQAVTGADTDKVMTYYIFGAVSFVVGIYLFFKK encoded by the coding sequence ATGCAAACAAATTTTGGCGCTTCGAGCAAAATCATTGGTCTTATTCTAGTCGTTCTAGGGATTGGTTTTGCCGTATGGGGATTTCAGATGTCTGGTTCTATCGGTTCGCAAGTAACCCAAGCTGTGACAGGTGCCGATACCGATAAAGTCATGACCTATTATATTTTTGGTGCTGTCAGTTTTGTGGTTGGCATCTATCTTTTCTTTAAAAAGTAA
- a CDS encoding DASS family sodium-coupled anion symporter → MENQIRLISSVIAIAITLVIWFGISVPTGVSPGAWHLLALFVGTIVAIIGKAMPIGSIAIIAITLVAITGVTNPKPSIAMSDALSGFSNSLIWLIGISIIISRGLVKTGLGNRIGYYFISIFGKKTVGIVYSLAISELIIAPVTPSNTARGGGIIHPIMKSIATSFNSSPEDGTSNKIGKYLALVSYHINPITSAMFITATAPNPLIVKFIAEATNSKINITWAQWAIGGLIPGLVCIALVPFVVKFFYPPEILETPSAPVFAREKLAEMGPMKRSEKIMISVFALLLFLWANIPATIFGKAFEVDPTAVAFLGLAILLVTQVLTWEDVLKEKVAWDTITWFAALVMMASYLQKLGLIKWFSGLIETSIASFGMGWELAVFVLVTVYLYAHYFFASTTAHVTAMFGAFFAAGIALGAPPLFLAFSLIGASSIMMTLTHYATGTSPIVFGSGYTTLQEWWKMGFIMSVVNMFIWTFVGGLWWKVLGYW, encoded by the coding sequence ATGGAGAATCAAATAAGATTAATATCCAGTGTGATTGCTATAGCGATTACACTTGTGATATGGTTTGGGATTTCGGTTCCAACGGGTGTTTCCCCTGGAGCATGGCATTTACTGGCTTTGTTTGTTGGCACAATTGTTGCGATTATAGGCAAAGCAATGCCTATTGGTTCTATAGCCATTATTGCTATTACCTTAGTTGCCATTACGGGAGTGACAAATCCAAAGCCGTCCATTGCCATGAGTGATGCGCTTAGCGGCTTTTCTAATTCTCTTATTTGGTTAATAGGCATCTCTATTATTATCTCTCGTGGTTTAGTGAAGACAGGATTGGGCAATAGAATTGGTTATTATTTTATTTCAATCTTTGGTAAAAAAACAGTTGGTATTGTCTATTCATTGGCTATTTCTGAACTCATTATTGCTCCCGTAACGCCTAGCAATACGGCGCGTGGAGGAGGAATTATTCATCCTATTATGAAATCTATCGCGACCAGTTTTAATTCATCGCCTGAGGATGGTACCTCCAATAAAATTGGCAAGTATCTAGCACTTGTCAGTTATCATATCAATCCTATTACGTCGGCGATGTTTATTACAGCAACGGCGCCCAATCCCTTGATCGTCAAATTTATAGCCGAGGCGACAAACTCAAAAATTAATATCACATGGGCTCAATGGGCGATTGGAGGATTAATTCCTGGGTTAGTGTGTATTGCGCTTGTTCCGTTTGTTGTAAAGTTCTTTTATCCGCCCGAAATTCTAGAAACTCCTAGTGCGCCAGTGTTTGCTAGGGAAAAGTTAGCGGAAATGGGTCCTATGAAACGTTCAGAGAAGATTATGATCAGTGTGTTTGCTTTACTTCTCTTTCTTTGGGCAAATATTCCTGCAACGATTTTTGGAAAAGCTTTTGAAGTTGACCCTACCGCCGTTGCTTTTCTTGGTTTAGCCATTCTTCTGGTGACACAAGTCTTAACGTGGGAAGATGTTTTAAAAGAAAAAGTAGCATGGGATACTATTACGTGGTTTGCGGCTTTGGTTATGATGGCATCGTATCTTCAAAAATTAGGCTTAATTAAATGGTTTTCAGGGTTGATCGAGACGAGCATTGCTAGTTTTGGAATGGGGTGGGAATTGGCGGTATTTGTCTTGGTAACCGTGTATTTATATGCGCACTATTTCTTCGCAAGCACGACAGCGCATGTAACAGCCATGTTTGGAGCATTTTTTGCAGCAGGAATTGCTCTTGGAGCTCCTCCACTCTTTTTAGCGTTTTCATTAATAGGCGCTTCCTCAATCATGATGACATTAACGCACTATGCGACAGGTACATCACCTATTGTATTTGGCTCAGGATATACCACGCTACAAGAGTGGTGGAAGATGGGATTTATTATGAGCGTAGTCAATATGTTTATTTGGACATTTGTAGGTGGTCTTTGGTGGAAAGTTCTTGGTTACTGGTAA
- the larB gene encoding nickel pincer cofactor biosynthesis protein LarB: MCGQSIEKLLEAVQNGEVSVAEALQKIKAQPFEELDFAKIDHHRGVRLGYPEVIYGERKTPDQIAQITQKLLDRDNNILITRANEAAYQAVQSIAPEAKYNVMGRTITIEREITTPPSSYIAIVAAGTSDLYVVEEAYETARILGNHVKKVVDVGVAGIHRLFAHLEVIQNAKVVIVIAGMEGALASVIGGLVDKPVIAVPTSVGYGASFGGIAALLSMLNSCASGVSVVNIDNGFGAAYNASIINHL, translated from the coding sequence ATGTGTGGTCAAAGCATTGAAAAGCTTTTAGAAGCCGTTCAAAATGGTGAAGTGAGCGTTGCTGAAGCACTCCAAAAGATCAAAGCACAACCTTTTGAAGAGTTAGACTTTGCCAAAATCGACCATCATCGAGGGGTTCGTTTGGGCTATCCCGAAGTGATTTACGGCGAGCGTAAAACGCCTGATCAGATCGCTCAAATTACCCAAAAACTGCTCGATAGAGACAATAACATTCTCATCACCCGCGCCAATGAAGCGGCGTATCAAGCCGTTCAAAGCATCGCACCTGAAGCCAAATACAACGTGATGGGTCGAACCATCACCATCGAGCGAGAGATTACAACACCACCTTCGAGTTACATCGCGATTGTCGCGGCAGGAACGTCCGATCTTTACGTGGTGGAAGAAGCCTACGAGACGGCGCGCATCTTGGGCAATCACGTCAAAAAAGTGGTCGATGTGGGCGTGGCAGGGATTCACCGCTTGTTCGCGCATCTGGAGGTTATCCAAAACGCTAAAGTGGTCATCGTCATCGCAGGCATGGAAGGAGCCCTTGCCAGCGTCATCGGAGGCTTAGTCGACAAACCCGTCATCGCTGTTCCCACCAGTGTCGGCTATGGCGCCAGCTTTGGAGGCATAGCAGCCCTACTTTCCATGCTCAACAGCTGTGCGAGTGGTGTCAGTGTTGTTAACATCGATAATGGCTTTGGCGCAGCGTATAACGCGAGTATTATTAACCATCTTTAA
- the larE gene encoding ATP-dependent sacrificial sulfur transferase LarE — translation MYKKYERLVEIIGSYDSLMVAFSGGVDSSFLLKAAHDVLGEKAIGITASTPYIADWEVKDAICIADEIGARHEVVVKPWIEAIRENPKNRCYLCKHALFSSLLEVANQKGFSAVAEGSNVDDTKEYRPGRAALGELGIKTPLLDAGLTKDEIRALSKDMELSTWDKPSYACLLTRFPYGKTIDETALGMVGMAEGYMIEQGYGNIRVRYEEGLARIEMPQSHAIHLLKDQRLSEMCAYFKSLGFLHVTLDLEGYRHNSVAESLSLGA, via the coding sequence ATGTATAAAAAATACGAACGTTTAGTGGAAATTATCGGCTCTTACGACAGCCTTATGGTCGCCTTTTCGGGTGGTGTTGACAGCAGCTTTTTGCTCAAAGCGGCGCATGATGTTTTGGGTGAAAAAGCCATCGGTATTACGGCTTCAACACCCTACATTGCGGATTGGGAAGTCAAAGATGCGATTTGCATCGCCGATGAGATCGGTGCACGTCATGAAGTCGTTGTTAAACCTTGGATCGAAGCGATTCGTGAGAACCCAAAAAACCGATGTTACCTCTGCAAACACGCCCTCTTCTCCTCTTTACTTGAAGTCGCGAACCAAAAAGGTTTCAGCGCCGTAGCCGAAGGGAGCAATGTCGATGACACCAAAGAGTACCGACCTGGTCGTGCGGCTCTGGGCGAGCTTGGCATCAAAACACCCCTTCTCGATGCGGGGCTGACCAAAGATGAGATACGCGCCCTTTCCAAAGATATGGAGCTCTCCACATGGGATAAACCCTCCTATGCGTGCTTGTTGACGCGGTTTCCGTATGGCAAAACCATCGATGAAACAGCACTGGGCATGGTAGGAATGGCTGAGGGATACATGATAGAGCAAGGTTATGGCAACATACGCGTGCGCTATGAAGAAGGGTTAGCAAGGATTGAAATGCCACAATCGCATGCAATTCATCTTCTAAAAGACCAACGATTGAGCGAAATGTGTGCTTATTTCAAGTCGCTGGGATTTTTACATGTAACGCTTGATCTTGAAGGTTACCGACACAATTCTGTCGCAGAATCCCTCAGTTTGGGCGCCTAA
- the larC gene encoding nickel pincer cofactor biosynthesis protein LarC: protein MRVLYYDCFSGISGDMNLGALLDLGVSEAHLRQELSKLSLDSAFELVVEKTHKMGISGTKVTVKLTPTWHTHAHHHEHRTFKSIEAIINASTLAQSIKERSLKMFWTVALAEGKIHGKVPDEIGFHEVGAIDSIVDIVGASICLEALHVKKIIASKIELGGGFVTCAHGTLPVPAPATVEILQNIPVTLNRVPFETTTPTGAAILKANVDVYEAKPSLVIEKIGYGIGHKDFSIPNILRVYLGEEDERVDEEVILETNIDDMSPEILSFVQERLFETGVKDVYTTAITTKKNRLGVKLSVLVGLDKEAEAKCIIFSETTSIGLRRSLVQKIALDRNVLHVKTPYGEISVKCAYFEGKRVKYKAEYEECKKAAREYNVSIALVYESVTLAMGKENV, encoded by the coding sequence ATGAGAGTTCTCTACTACGACTGCTTTAGCGGCATCAGCGGCGATATGAATCTAGGAGCTCTCCTTGATTTAGGCGTCAGTGAAGCGCATTTAAGGCAAGAACTCTCCAAACTCTCTTTGGATTCTGCCTTTGAATTGGTGGTTGAAAAAACCCATAAAATGGGCATTAGCGGAACGAAAGTCACCGTTAAACTCACACCTACATGGCATACGCATGCCCATCATCACGAACATCGAACCTTTAAAAGTATTGAAGCGATCATCAACGCGAGTACACTAGCTCAAAGTATCAAAGAGCGAAGTTTGAAGATGTTTTGGACAGTGGCTTTGGCAGAGGGGAAAATCCACGGCAAAGTACCTGATGAAATTGGGTTCCATGAAGTCGGTGCGATTGACTCCATCGTCGATATTGTGGGAGCTTCCATCTGTTTAGAAGCTTTACATGTAAAGAAGATTATCGCTTCTAAAATTGAGCTAGGCGGTGGGTTTGTCACCTGCGCGCACGGCACACTTCCTGTTCCTGCTCCTGCGACAGTGGAAATTCTTCAAAATATTCCTGTTACCTTAAATCGCGTCCCTTTTGAGACAACAACGCCCACGGGTGCGGCCATTCTCAAAGCCAATGTCGATGTGTATGAAGCTAAGCCCTCTTTGGTGATTGAGAAGATTGGGTATGGCATTGGGCATAAAGATTTTAGTATTCCCAATATTTTGCGTGTCTATTTGGGAGAGGAAGATGAGCGCGTGGACGAAGAGGTTATTTTAGAGACAAATATCGACGATATGAGTCCTGAAATACTCTCTTTTGTACAAGAGCGACTGTTTGAAACGGGTGTGAAAGATGTCTACACGACTGCCATTACGACCAAGAAAAACCGTTTGGGTGTGAAGCTCAGCGTCTTAGTCGGTCTGGACAAAGAAGCTGAGGCGAAGTGCATTATCTTTTCGGAGACAACCTCTATTGGGCTTAGACGCTCGTTGGTTCAAAAAATTGCGTTGGATCGTAACGTTTTACATGTAAAAACGCCTTACGGTGAAATTAGCGTCAAATGTGCCTATTTTGAGGGGAAACGCGTGAAATACAAAGCCGAATACGAAGAGTGCAAAAAAGCCGCACGTGAGTATAATGTCTCCATAGCATTGGTCTATGAGAGTGTCACTTTAGCGATGGGAAAAGAAAATGTATAA
- the larA gene encoding nickel-dependent lactate racemase, with translation MNVSVGYGKDETFELEISEKQLVGVYNPNSVLKIDYNQALDEALVQPLGKESFDHFIDTNERIVFIVNDGTRPTPTRKVLARIYPKIKEKDIYFIVATGCHRAPTEEEWHFILGKEIYEDLHVKNRLWSHDSRKDAMVYLGKSTNGTEMYLNKIVAEAKKVCAIGSVEPHYFAGYTGGRKAFLPGVAAFETIEQNHLLALHPNAQALSLKGNPVHEDMMDAMSVLTHIDVFAIMTVLDSDHDICAVTAGDLSDSFYAAIDKADEVFCVNIPQKADIVISVAPYPMDIDLYQSQKALDNGKLALNDKGILIMVAKCRTGIGEEGFFKLMSSAHCPQEVLNKIKCGYKLGYHKAAKMAEINLWAQSWAVSELSDEEMKAVHLKPYHDLHVALAEAIKEKGENASIIVLPFGSITVPKVVSN, from the coding sequence ATGAACGTCAGTGTTGGCTATGGCAAAGATGAAACATTTGAGTTAGAGATTAGTGAGAAGCAACTGGTGGGTGTTTATAACCCAAACAGTGTTCTCAAAATTGACTACAATCAAGCACTTGATGAAGCGCTTGTTCAGCCTCTTGGTAAAGAGAGTTTCGATCATTTTATCGACACCAATGAGCGCATTGTGTTCATCGTCAATGATGGCACACGCCCTACTCCAACACGTAAAGTACTCGCGCGTATTTATCCGAAGATTAAAGAGAAAGATATTTATTTTATCGTGGCAACGGGCTGTCATAGAGCACCCACCGAAGAAGAGTGGCATTTTATCTTGGGAAAAGAGATCTACGAAGATTTACATGTAAAGAATCGTCTCTGGAGCCATGATTCACGCAAGGATGCAATGGTTTATCTTGGTAAATCAACCAACGGTACAGAGATGTACCTCAATAAAATCGTCGCCGAAGCGAAAAAAGTCTGCGCGATTGGCTCGGTAGAGCCGCACTATTTCGCAGGGTATACGGGGGGACGAAAAGCGTTTTTACCGGGTGTTGCAGCATTTGAGACGATTGAGCAAAATCACCTCTTAGCGCTTCATCCTAATGCTCAAGCACTCTCTTTAAAAGGCAATCCCGTTCATGAAGATATGATGGACGCGATGAGCGTGTTAACGCATATTGATGTCTTTGCGATTATGACGGTTTTGGACAGCGATCATGACATTTGTGCTGTAACGGCAGGCGATTTAAGTGATTCCTTTTACGCCGCGATTGATAAAGCCGATGAAGTTTTTTGTGTCAACATCCCTCAAAAAGCGGACATTGTCATCTCTGTTGCGCCCTATCCGATGGACATTGACCTCTATCAGTCTCAAAAAGCACTGGATAATGGTAAACTGGCCCTCAATGACAAAGGTATTCTTATCATGGTTGCGAAGTGTCGTACAGGTATTGGTGAAGAGGGGTTCTTTAAGTTGATGAGCTCCGCTCACTGCCCACAAGAAGTGCTCAATAAAATCAAATGCGGTTACAAACTAGGCTACCACAAAGCGGCTAAAATGGCAGAAATCAACCTTTGGGCGCAAAGTTGGGCGGTCAGTGAACTCAGCGATGAAGAGATGAAAGCGGTGCATCTAAAGCCTTACCATGATTTACATGTAGCACTCGCTGAGGCGATTAAAGAAAAAGGTGAAAACGCGAGCATCATCGTGCTTCCTTTTGGCTCGATCACCGTTCCAAAAGTTGTGAGTAATTAA
- a CDS encoding Fe-S-containing hydro-lyase: MSKTYHLTAPLSDADITPLKAGDIVYLTGVVYTARDAAHKKLVDLLDAGQALPFDMKGAVIYFVGPTPPKPGDPIGSAGPTTSYRMDSYSPKLINEQGLKGMIGKGKRSQEVLDACVNSKAIYFGATGGAGALLARQIKSAEVIAYPELGPEAIRRLEVVDFPLTVINDTYGADLYKIGRAQYEVF; encoded by the coding sequence ATGAGCAAAACATATCATTTAACAGCACCACTTAGTGACGCAGATATTACACCACTCAAAGCAGGTGACATTGTTTATTTAACCGGTGTTGTCTATACAGCACGCGACGCAGCACACAAAAAATTGGTTGATCTTTTAGACGCGGGTCAAGCCCTTCCTTTTGACATGAAAGGTGCGGTGATTTATTTCGTTGGACCAACCCCTCCAAAACCAGGCGATCCAATCGGAAGTGCTGGTCCTACAACCAGTTACAGAATGGACTCCTACTCTCCAAAACTCATCAATGAGCAAGGTCTTAAAGGTATGATCGGTAAAGGTAAACGAAGCCAAGAAGTTCTTGATGCATGTGTTAACTCCAAAGCCATTTATTTTGGTGCAACGGGTGGTGCGGGCGCACTTCTTGCGCGTCAAATTAAAAGTGCTGAAGTGATTGCCTACCCAGAACTAGGCCCTGAAGCGATTCGTAGACTCGAAGTCGTTGACTTTCCTTTAACCGTTATCAACGATACGTATGGTGCTGATCTTTATAAAATTGGTCGCGCACAATACGAAGTATTTTAG
- a CDS encoding fumarate hydratase encodes MREIKYEEIVKSVKDMILFSATNLPKDAYKALEDAYKNEKSEVCKQVLKQILENADIAKNEERPLCQDTGLAVFFVKVGEDVKVVGGSLKKAINEGTEQGYKEGYLRASTCHWDTRANLKDEVGYNLPAIIHFDLVEGDSLDIEYAAKGGGSENVSRATVFPPAKGRKGIIEYVKQVISDAGPNPCPPLTVGVGIGGTFEKAVISSKHALFRELGSKNSDPVLESMEEELMVLLNNLGIGAMGMGGTNTVLGVHIEKNPCHIASLPVSVNVQCHSSRHMHIKL; translated from the coding sequence ATGAGAGAAATCAAGTACGAAGAGATCGTCAAGAGTGTAAAGGATATGATCCTTTTCAGCGCAACCAACTTGCCAAAAGATGCTTACAAAGCATTGGAAGATGCCTATAAAAATGAGAAAAGTGAAGTCTGTAAACAGGTGTTGAAGCAGATTTTGGAAAATGCAGACATCGCAAAAAATGAAGAGAGACCTTTGTGTCAAGATACAGGCTTAGCCGTCTTCTTTGTCAAAGTCGGCGAAGATGTTAAAGTGGTTGGCGGTAGCTTGAAAAAAGCGATCAACGAGGGAACAGAACAAGGGTATAAAGAGGGTTATTTAAGAGCGTCTACCTGTCATTGGGACACACGTGCTAACCTTAAAGACGAAGTCGGTTACAACCTTCCAGCGATCATCCATTTTGACCTTGTTGAAGGCGATAGCTTAGACATTGAATACGCAGCAAAAGGTGGCGGTTCTGAGAACGTTTCAAGAGCTACCGTATTCCCTCCTGCAAAAGGAAGAAAAGGTATCATCGAATACGTTAAACAAGTGATTTCCGATGCGGGTCCAAATCCTTGTCCTCCACTCACCGTTGGTGTTGGTATTGGTGGAACCTTTGAAAAAGCGGTAATTTCTTCTAAACATGCTCTTTTTAGAGAGCTCGGAAGCAAAAACAGTGACCCTGTTTTAGAATCAATGGAAGAAGAATTAATGGTACTTCTTAACAACTTAGGTATCGGTGCTATGGGTATGGGCGGAACAAATACCGTTCTTGGTGTTCACATCGAGAAAAACCCTTGCCATATTGCGAGCTTGCCAGTGAGCGTTAACGTTCAATGCCACAGTTCACGTCACATGCATATCAAGCTATAA
- a CDS encoding anaerobic C4-dicarboxylate transporter, with protein MSSMFWIQLLVVLVVLFFAARKSGIALGLIGGVGVIIFVFGFGLAPGKPPIDVMLVMLSVVCAGAALQASGGLDVMLQQAEKLLRKHPRYVTVLAPLTTIILTFLCGTGHVVYTLLPIIYDISIKTGNRPERAMAASTIAAQMGIMISPASVAVVSMIALMKGHPLVNGQDLGLIQLLQITMPSALIGVLVVGFVSMYRGKDLDKDPEFQELIKDPEAKKYVYGSTATLLDKVFTRKQYISVWLFLGTIAVIAILGMFPALVPTFTIKGKLTPLSMVDAIQMFMLAVAAAIYIVADLKSKTVVESDVFKAGMTAVIAVFGIAWMTSTMFGAHTADIKASMGDLVKVYPWAYAVVLILISKLINSQAAAVSAMVPIALAVGVAPGMIAAFAAAAYGYWILPTYPSDIAALAFDRAGTTKIGKFVINHSFILPGFVGVTTACCCGFLFAKLYGLI; from the coding sequence ATGTCAAGCATGTTTTGGATACAGTTGCTTGTAGTATTGGTCGTCTTGTTCTTTGCTGCAAGAAAAAGTGGTATAGCACTCGGACTTATTGGTGGGGTTGGTGTTATTATCTTTGTATTTGGATTTGGTTTAGCACCAGGTAAGCCACCAATTGATGTTATGTTGGTTATGCTTTCCGTTGTCTGTGCGGGTGCGGCTCTTCAAGCATCTGGTGGTTTGGATGTTATGTTACAACAAGCGGAGAAATTACTCAGAAAACATCCTCGTTATGTTACTGTTTTGGCACCGCTTACAACGATTATCTTGACTTTCCTTTGTGGTACAGGACACGTTGTTTATACATTGCTTCCTATTATTTATGATATTTCTATTAAAACAGGCAATAGACCAGAACGCGCTATGGCAGCAAGTACAATTGCCGCGCAAATGGGTATTATGATCTCTCCTGCATCGGTTGCGGTTGTTTCTATGATCGCGCTTATGAAAGGACACCCTTTAGTAAACGGTCAAGATCTAGGTCTTATTCAACTCCTTCAAATCACAATGCCTTCAGCATTGATCGGTGTTTTGGTTGTTGGTTTTGTGAGTATGTACAGAGGTAAAGACTTGGATAAAGATCCTGAGTTCCAAGAGCTTATCAAAGATCCTGAAGCTAAAAAATACGTTTACGGTTCAACGGCTACACTCCTTGATAAAGTCTTTACACGTAAACAATACATCTCTGTATGGCTTTTCCTTGGTACCATCGCTGTTATCGCGATCCTTGGTATGTTCCCTGCATTGGTTCCAACCTTTACTATCAAAGGTAAATTAACACCACTTTCAATGGTTGATGCCATTCAAATGTTTATGTTAGCCGTTGCAGCTGCTATCTATATTGTCGCTGATCTTAAATCAAAAACTGTTGTTGAGAGTGATGTCTTTAAAGCAGGTATGACTGCGGTTATCGCTGTTTTTGGTATCGCTTGGATGACTTCAACAATGTTTGGCGCGCACACAGCTGATATTAAAGCAAGCATGGGTGATCTTGTCAAAGTTTATCCATGGGCATATGCGGTTGTTTTGATCCTTATCTCTAAACTCATCAACTCACAAGCGGCGGCTGTTTCAGCTATGGTTCCAATCGCTCTTGCGGTGGGTGTAGCACCAGGTATGATCGCTGCGTTTGCTGCTGCAGCGTATGGTTACTGGATTCTTCCAACATACCCAAGCGACATCGCGGCCCTTGCATTCGATCGTGCAGGTACGACTAAAATCGGTAAATTCGTTATCAATCACAGCTTTATCTTACCAGGCTTTGTGGGTGTAACGACTGCATGTTGTTGTGGTTTCTTGTTTGCAAAACTTTACGGTTTGATCTAA
- a CDS encoding ABC transporter substrate binding protein — protein MLNLKIIIILFIYSSFLFSNEILLLHSYNKGLKWSDGISRGVENIMQKHPQYELTTEYMDSKKIESEHYFEELLDLYKKKFRNRRYKAVIVADNYAYEFALKYQHELFPKTPIIFCGVENFNPKDINDTMKQYVTGVVEYKDIRKNLELIYQLFPAIKMVYIISDDAYSSLVIKDQIIDESNNFQDKFRVVFDNQIDFDAIDAKIEKLPKHSAILFTSFYRDMNDKYVPYYKLQAFFQRSPYPIFALNHIHVGEGVIGGYMVNPYEQGMIAAKKAFELINGKKISSLPVEIPKGTYFFDNNILRKYAISLNDIPTPAEVLNGVESFYEKHRKFVENAFALMPLLLLLTTILVLNIIKRISLEKELLRQNKLDYVLLNNIQSAIFWKANDGIILGCNDLLCHILEREKIDIIGKHVRDVMPTICDAVQEVPLDCPTSAEIEMHIPYKDKIIFSVRRTYYKDENNQEAGVVTILTDITEKKRIDTEHKRHEQFVIQRSKQSEVGEMIASIAHQWKTPLVEISAIAQELIYKRRKKPLDEEDTQKFVDDIMTQVKYMSNTIDDFRQFIKPSSMQTAFDVREAIDTLLTVVNHNVKYNYITIHIVQKQQGILLAFGYPNEFKQCVLNIINNAKDSIVKRRETHSIDGIIDIELDSDENNIYLSISDDGCGIEKSKLESIFDPFMSTKANGDGFGLYMARLIIEDKMGGKIIAKQKKSGAQIFITIQKAKGDA, from the coding sequence ATGTTAAACTTAAAAATAATTATTATTTTATTTATTTACAGCTCTTTTTTATTTTCAAATGAAATTCTGCTGCTTCACTCCTACAACAAAGGACTCAAATGGAGTGATGGAATTTCGCGTGGTGTGGAAAATATTATGCAAAAGCATCCGCAATATGAACTTACAACAGAGTATATGGATAGTAAAAAAATAGAATCCGAACATTACTTCGAAGAGCTGCTCGATCTTTATAAAAAGAAATTTAGAAATCGACGCTACAAAGCCGTCATCGTAGCCGATAACTATGCTTATGAATTCGCCCTTAAATATCAGCATGAGCTTTTTCCTAAAACACCGATCATCTTTTGTGGTGTTGAAAACTTTAATCCCAAAGATATTAATGATACGATGAAGCAGTATGTCACGGGTGTTGTAGAGTATAAAGATATACGTAAAAACCTCGAATTGATCTATCAACTCTTTCCTGCCATTAAAATGGTATACATTATAAGCGATGATGCGTACTCTTCCTTGGTGATCAAAGATCAGATAATTGATGAGTCCAATAATTTTCAAGATAAATTCCGTGTCGTATTTGACAATCAGATCGATTTTGATGCAATTGACGCTAAAATTGAAAAACTTCCAAAACACAGCGCCATTTTGTTTACCAGTTTTTATCGAGATATGAATGATAAGTATGTTCCCTATTACAAACTCCAAGCCTTTTTTCAACGCTCGCCTTATCCTATCTTTGCACTTAATCATATCCATGTCGGCGAAGGGGTTATTGGCGGCTATATGGTCAATCCTTATGAACAAGGAATGATTGCTGCTAAAAAAGCGTTTGAGCTGATTAATGGCAAAAAAATCAGCTCACTGCCTGTAGAAATACCCAAAGGGACCTACTTTTTTGATAATAATATTTTGCGAAAATACGCTATTTCGCTTAACGATATTCCTACTCCTGCTGAAGTCCTAAATGGCGTTGAGAGCTTTTACGAAAAACACCGTAAATTTGTGGAGAATGCGTTTGCATTGATGCCCCTGTTGCTTTTGCTGACCACCATTTTGGTTTTAAACATTATCAAACGTATTTCACTGGAAAAAGAGCTTTTGCGCCAGAATAAACTGGACTATGTTCTACTCAACAACATCCAAAGTGCCATTTTTTGGAAAGCAAACGATGGTATTATCTTAGGATGTAATGATCTTTTATGCCATATTTTAGAGCGTGAGAAGATTGATATTATTGGAAAACACGTACGTGACGTGATGCCAACCATTTGCGATGCGGTTCAAGAGGTACCGCTTGATTGTCCAACCAGTGCTGAAATTGAGATGCACATTCCCTATAAAGATAAGATCATTTTCTCTGTTCGCAGAACCTATTATAAGGATGAGAACAACCAAGAAGCGGGCGTTGTCACCATTCTTACAGATATTACCGAGAAAAAGCGCATTGATACCGAGCACAAACGCCATGAGCAGTTTGTTATTCAACGCTCCAAACAATCCGAAGTAGGGGAGATGATCGCCAGCATTGCGCATCAGTGGAAAACGCCGTTGGTTGAGATCTCCGCCATTGCGCAAGAACTCATCTACAAACGTCGCAAAAAACCTTTGGATGAAGAAGATACCCAAAAATTTGTCGATGACATTATGACCCAAGTCAAATACATGTCCAACACCATCGATGATTTTAGACAATTCATCAAACCTTCGTCGATGCAAACCGCCTTTGATGTCAGAGAAGCGATTGATACGCTTTTAACCGTTGTCAACCATAATGTCAAATACAACTATATTACGATCCATATCGTCCAAAAACAGCAAGGAATACTCTTAGCTTTTGGTTACCCTAATGAATTTAAACAGTGCGTTTTAAACATCATTAATAATGCAAAAGATAGTATTGTGAAAAGAAGAGAAACACACAGCATTGATGGTATTATTGACATTGAGCTTGATAGCGACGAAAACAACATCTATCTCTCCATCAGTGATGATGGATGTGGGATTGAAAAAAGCAAACTCGAATCCATTTTTGATCCATTTATGAGCACTAAAGCCAATGGCGATGGCTTTGGACTCTATATGGCGCGTTTGATCATTGAAGATAAAATGGGTGGTAAAATTATCGCTAAACAGAAAAAGAGTGGTGCACAAATTTTTATCACCATTCAAAAAGCTAAAGGAGATGCATGA